A region of Streptomyces sp. NBC_01750 DNA encodes the following proteins:
- the gap gene encoding type I glyceraldehyde-3-phosphate dehydrogenase yields MTRIAINGFGRIGRNVLRALLERDSPLEIVAVNDLTEPATLARLLAYDSTAGRLGRPVTVDGNALVVDGRRITVLAEREPAQLPWAELGVDIVLEATGRFTSAKAARAHLDAGARKVLVSAPSDGADVTLAFGVNTDAYDPGLHTVVSNASCTTNALAPLAAVLDELAGIEHGFMTTVHAYTQEQNLQDGPHRDPRRARAAGVNIVPTTTGAAKAIGLVLPNLDGKLSGDSIRVPVPVGSIVELNTTVARDVTRDDVLAAYRSAAEGPLAGVLEYSDAPLVSSDITGNPASSIFDSALTRVEGRHVKVVAWYDNEWGFSNRVIDTLELLATH; encoded by the coding sequence ATGACTCGCATCGCCATCAACGGATTCGGCCGCATCGGACGCAACGTGCTGCGCGCACTCCTGGAGCGCGACAGCCCCCTGGAGATCGTCGCCGTCAACGACCTCACCGAGCCCGCCACCCTCGCGAGGCTGCTCGCCTACGACAGCACGGCTGGTCGGCTCGGCCGTCCGGTGACCGTCGACGGGAACGCCCTCGTCGTCGACGGCCGTCGCATCACGGTGCTGGCCGAGCGCGAACCGGCGCAGCTGCCGTGGGCCGAACTCGGCGTCGACATCGTGCTCGAAGCCACCGGCCGCTTCACCTCGGCCAAGGCCGCCCGTGCCCACCTCGACGCGGGCGCGCGCAAGGTCCTCGTCAGCGCGCCGTCCGACGGTGCCGACGTCACGCTCGCGTTCGGGGTCAACACGGACGCCTACGACCCGGGCCTGCACACGGTCGTCTCGAATGCCTCCTGCACCACCAACGCGCTCGCGCCGCTGGCTGCGGTCCTCGACGAACTCGCCGGTATCGAGCACGGCTTCATGACGACGGTGCACGCCTACACGCAGGAGCAGAACCTGCAGGACGGTCCGCACCGCGACCCGCGCCGTGCCCGGGCCGCCGGCGTCAACATCGTGCCGACCACGACCGGCGCCGCCAAGGCGATCGGCCTGGTGCTGCCGAACCTGGACGGCAAGCTGTCCGGCGACTCGATCCGCGTACCGGTCCCGGTGGGCTCGATCGTCGAACTCAACACCACCGTCGCCCGCGACGTGACGCGCGACGACGTGCTGGCGGCCTACCGTTCCGCGGCCGAGGGGCCGCTCGCCGGCGTCCTCGAATACTCCGACGCCCCGCTCGTCTCCTCCGACATCACCGGCAACCCGGCCTCGTCGATCTTCGACTCGGCCCTCACCCGCGTCGAGGGCCGTCACGTCAAGGTGGTCGCCTGGTACGACAACGAGTGGGGCTTCTCCAACCGCGTGATCGACACGCTCGAACTCCTCGCCACCCACTGA
- a CDS encoding GlxA family transcriptional regulator yields the protein MPASPLHRVAVLVLEGAKPLDVGIPAQVFTTRASMPYEVRLCGATPGLVTGGDGLSYSVAHGVDALAWADIVFVPGYRHPDRDDPPQRVVDALIAAHDRGARLAAISTGAFALAATGLLDGRRATTHWHYTRALMARHPLVQVDENVLFVDEGSVLTSAGAASGIDLCLHILRGDLGVAASNHAARRLVAAPYRSGGQAQYVPGSVPEPLGERFGTTREWVLHHLGEPLTLDVLARQAGVSPRTFSRRFVEETGYTPMQWVTRARIDLARELLERSELGVEQIAADVGLGTGANLRLHFQRILGTTPSEYRRTFTRGE from the coding sequence GTGCCAGCCTCCCCCTTGCATCGCGTTGCCGTCCTTGTGCTCGAGGGTGCGAAGCCGCTGGATGTCGGCATTCCCGCGCAGGTGTTCACGACCCGCGCGAGCATGCCGTACGAGGTGCGGCTGTGCGGGGCGACCCCCGGTCTCGTGACCGGCGGCGACGGCCTGTCGTACTCCGTCGCTCACGGCGTCGACGCGCTTGCGTGGGCCGACATCGTCTTCGTCCCCGGCTACCGGCACCCGGACCGCGACGACCCGCCGCAGCGCGTCGTCGACGCACTGATCGCCGCCCACGACCGGGGCGCGCGGCTCGCCGCCATCTCGACGGGCGCCTTCGCGCTCGCCGCCACGGGCCTGCTCGACGGCAGGCGCGCCACGACGCACTGGCACTACACGCGGGCGCTCATGGCCAGGCATCCGCTCGTCCAGGTCGACGAGAACGTGCTGTTCGTCGACGAGGGCAGCGTGCTCACCTCGGCCGGCGCCGCCTCCGGCATCGACCTGTGCCTGCACATCCTGCGCGGCGACCTCGGAGTGGCTGCCTCGAATCACGCGGCCCGCCGCCTGGTCGCGGCCCCCTACCGCAGCGGCGGCCAGGCCCAGTACGTGCCGGGCAGCGTGCCCGAGCCGCTCGGCGAGCGCTTCGGCACCACCCGTGAGTGGGTGCTGCACCACCTCGGCGAGCCCCTCACTCTCGACGTACTGGCGCGGCAGGCCGGGGTCTCGCCGCGCACGTTCTCCCGGCGCTTCGTCGAGGAGACCGGCTACACGCCGATGCAGTGGGTGACGCGCGCCCGCATCGACCTGGCCCGCGAACTGCTCGAACGTTCCGAGCTCGGCGTCGAACAGATCGCCGCCGACGTCGGGCTCGGCACCGGCGCGAACCTGCGCCTGCACTTCCAGCGCATCCTGGGCACCACACCGAGCGAGTACCGGCGCACCTTCACCCGAGGCGAGTAA
- the glpX gene encoding class II fructose-bisphosphatase, with protein sequence MAAQNSELPATPEAGPEKPDRNLALELVRVTEAAAMAAGRWVGRSDKNGVDGAAVKAMRTFLRTVSMNGVVVIGEGEKDQAPMLFNGERIGDGTGAECDVAVDPVDGTTLTAKGMNNAVSVLAVAERGTMFDPSAVFYMDKLVAGPQAAAYVDITAPPAVNIRRVAKAKGSAVEDITVVILDRPRHETLVEEVREAGARIKLISDGDVAGAIMAAREDTGMDLMLGVGGTPEGIIAACAMKCLGGVIQARLWPKDDQERNKALEAGRDLDRVLTTNDLVSGENVFFAATGITDGELLRGVRYEAERATTCSLVMRSKSGTIRQMESIYQLSRLPA encoded by the coding sequence ATGGCTGCCCAGAACTCCGAACTGCCCGCCACCCCGGAGGCAGGTCCCGAGAAACCGGACCGCAACCTTGCGCTCGAACTCGTCCGGGTCACCGAGGCCGCCGCGATGGCAGCGGGCCGATGGGTGGGCCGCAGCGACAAGAACGGCGTCGACGGCGCAGCCGTCAAGGCCATGCGCACCTTCCTGCGTACGGTGTCGATGAACGGCGTCGTCGTCATCGGTGAAGGGGAGAAGGACCAGGCCCCGATGCTCTTCAACGGCGAGCGGATCGGCGACGGGACCGGTGCCGAGTGCGATGTTGCCGTGGACCCGGTCGACGGGACAACGCTCACGGCCAAGGGCATGAACAACGCGGTGTCGGTACTGGCGGTGGCCGAACGCGGCACGATGTTCGACCCCAGCGCGGTCTTCTACATGGACAAGCTGGTGGCCGGCCCGCAGGCCGCCGCGTATGTCGACATCACCGCCCCGCCCGCGGTGAACATCCGCCGCGTGGCCAAAGCCAAGGGCAGCGCGGTCGAGGACATCACCGTGGTCATCCTGGACCGTCCCCGCCACGAGACCCTGGTCGAGGAAGTCCGGGAGGCCGGCGCCCGGATCAAGCTCATCTCGGACGGCGACGTGGCCGGTGCCATCATGGCCGCCCGCGAGGACACCGGCATGGACCTGATGCTCGGTGTCGGCGGCACACCCGAGGGCATCATCGCGGCCTGCGCCATGAAATGCCTGGGCGGCGTCATCCAGGCTCGGCTGTGGCCGAAGGACGACCAGGAGCGCAACAAGGCGCTGGAGGCCGGCCGTGATCTGGACCGGGTGCTCACCACCAACGACCTCGTCAGCGGGGAGAACGTGTTCTTCGCCGCCACCGGCATCACCGACGGCGAGTTGCTGCGCGGAGTGCGTTACGAAGCCGAAAGGGCCACCACCTGCTCGCTGGTCATGCGCTCCAAGAGCGGCACCATCCGCCAGATGGAGTCCATCTATCAGCTCTCGAGACTGCCCGCCTGA
- a CDS encoding phosphoenolpyruvate--protein phosphotransferase: MTDRRTYEGRTAAAGTALGFLRRTDRPAIRSSLPQRTSGDGAQQITDAFDAVAARLLDLSTSLREQDKDEQADIMEVNCYIAQDPDLRDQAVKRAAEGQPVAVAVRQAIDAYAGIIAALDDQTLADRAADVRQVGRRVLAHLYGDSGPAPDKPLVLVAQEIGAADLLEPGQTVTGAISVTGGPNSHAAIVARSQGIPLLLAVDPQLLELPDGQEILLDTDRATAVVHPDDGERATALDAIDAARIRRLALAEERHLPAKTLDEHDVVLRANVASPAEARAVLTAGADGVGLLRTELPFLNHAAWPTRSQHAAALVPVLRALQGQTVTARTLDFADDKLPPFLAQGREGERIGRGLPLMLAQPDAFADQFRSLLSAGADTDLRIMIPMVASIDELRACRALLDTAATELGVSAPPLGIMVELPEAVAAADELARESAFISIGSNDLTSQILGIDRRDPAATPAMAAHPAVLHAIAQVVTAAHRHHRQVSVCGDAAAHPLVTPLLIGLGCDILSVAPAALDEVRARIRRLSLGTCTSLAAAALTRESPEEVWDLVRQSCLPSLP; this comes from the coding sequence ATGACCGACCGCCGCACCTATGAAGGGCGTACCGCCGCAGCCGGTACAGCCCTGGGCTTCCTGCGCCGCACCGACCGCCCCGCCATCCGCAGCTCGCTGCCCCAGCGCACCAGCGGCGACGGCGCGCAGCAGATCACCGACGCGTTCGACGCCGTCGCCGCCCGCCTGCTCGACCTGTCCACCTCCCTGCGCGAACAGGACAAGGACGAACAGGCCGACATCATGGAGGTCAACTGCTACATCGCACAGGATCCGGACCTGCGCGATCAGGCAGTCAAGCGAGCGGCCGAAGGCCAGCCGGTGGCCGTCGCCGTGAGGCAGGCCATCGACGCCTACGCCGGAATCATCGCCGCCCTGGATGACCAGACCCTCGCCGACCGTGCGGCCGACGTCCGGCAGGTCGGCCGTCGTGTCCTGGCCCACCTGTACGGCGACTCCGGTCCGGCACCCGATAAGCCCCTCGTTCTGGTGGCCCAGGAGATCGGCGCGGCAGACCTGCTGGAACCCGGCCAGACAGTGACCGGCGCCATTTCCGTCACCGGCGGCCCGAACTCCCACGCTGCGATCGTCGCCCGCTCGCAGGGCATTCCTCTCCTGCTCGCTGTCGACCCGCAGCTGCTTGAGTTGCCCGACGGGCAGGAAATCCTCCTCGACACCGACCGGGCCACCGCAGTCGTCCATCCCGACGACGGCGAACGTGCCACCGCTCTTGACGCGATCGACGCTGCCCGGATTCGCAGGCTCGCGCTCGCGGAGGAGCGCCACCTGCCGGCGAAGACACTGGACGAGCACGACGTCGTTCTTCGGGCCAACGTGGCCTCGCCGGCCGAGGCCCGGGCAGTCCTGACCGCCGGTGCCGACGGGGTCGGTCTGCTCCGCACCGAGCTGCCCTTCCTCAACCACGCCGCCTGGCCCACCCGCAGTCAGCATGCGGCCGCGCTCGTCCCCGTCCTGCGCGCCCTGCAAGGACAGACCGTCACCGCCCGAACCCTGGACTTCGCCGACGACAAACTGCCGCCGTTCCTCGCCCAGGGCCGCGAGGGCGAGCGGATCGGCCGCGGCCTGCCTCTGATGCTCGCCCAACCCGACGCCTTCGCCGACCAGTTCCGCAGTCTGCTCAGCGCCGGAGCCGACACCGACCTGCGCATCATGATCCCCATGGTCGCGAGCATCGATGAACTGCGCGCCTGCCGCGCCCTTCTCGATACCGCGGCCACCGAACTCGGCGTCAGCGCACCCCCGCTGGGCATCATGGTCGAACTTCCCGAAGCCGTCGCCGCGGCGGATGAACTCGCCCGCGAATCGGCCTTCATCTCCATCGGCAGCAACGACCTCACCAGCCAGATCCTGGGCATCGACCGACGCGACCCCGCCGCCACCCCGGCCATGGCCGCACACCCCGCCGTCCTGCACGCCATCGCCCAGGTCGTCACCGCCGCACACCGCCACCACCGTCAGGTCTCCGTCTGCGGTGACGCCGCCGCACACCCCCTCGTCACCCCCCTGCTCATCGGCCTCGGCTGCGACATCCTCTCCGTTGCCCCCGCCGCGCTCGACGAAGTCCGCGCCCGCATCCGCCGCCTCAGCCTCGGCACCTGCACCTCCCTGGCAGCCGCCGCCCTCACCCGCGAGAGTCCCGAAGAGGTCTGGGACCTCGTTCGGCAGTCCTGCCTACCGTCGCTGCCGTGA